The Tubulanus polymorphus chromosome 3, tnTubPoly1.2, whole genome shotgun sequence nucleotide sequence ttttaaatcaaatgtcAAACTGATAATCTTTACAGTTATCAAGCTCGTATCCAGTGTTTATTTACATAGGGTATTAATACAGTTTCATGTTAAAATGTTTGTGTACGTGGGCAACTGGCTTTCAACAACTGCATTCGACAAAGTCAGTTTACCAACTGCGATTCGTCTGCTATTGAAAACCGAATTAACTCCTTACGTTGCCGCTAGGGTACACGCTATAAAGGAGTAAGCTACACTTATTCCCCATGGTGGCAGAATCTGCAAttaaaattatcataaatccCACTCATAGATTATCATTTAGAGGTcttggtttgaattttttcctgcactgatttttcaatcaatattCAGTGATCCAAGTTTGTTCTCATTGTTCCTGATAAAAGATTAAACAGATTTTAGGTTTTTATTTAGTTTTCGAGATTGCCACTAGTGCTGCGACCCAtagtcaaatttcaaattcgctTTTAGCTGCGCTGCACAATTTTTTAATCGGAGACACCACCCATCCTCTGATGTATCCAGAAACTTATGAATTCCCTTTCAGATAAGTTACCTCAACGTACTTTCGACAACtttccatttaaaaaaaaatatattgcatGCGACAAAATAGATGTTAAATCagaatatttatttacaacaaaatgGAAATTAcagtttacaaaattacagctttctttttataaatagataaataagTACAAATAACTAGCGACATATGCGACCTATATGTGGCATCAACACCAGGATCACAAACGGACGGGACCGTTCACGAGCCCAATTCAATGGCTTGTACGGTAAATGTTGGATAGAAAACTGACCGCGTGGAATGGCAGCATACGTATCTACTGGTTCACCGAGTCAATAAGTCTATATACGATGATGGGTTAGCAGGGTTTTGAAGAAGGAACGGAATGCTAAACTGATAtatacatcatatgaattgaTTCTGTATACGTAAAATAACAAGAATTTATATGTGAAAAATATGCCACGTCAATAGATCTAGCTGAAAACCtaatcaatgaaatgaatctaaaaGAGTCTAACAaatgataatcattttttgaacaacttttaactcagagataaaaTTTCGTTTAACTACATGTATCTACATCTTAGTTATTTTTACAActaaatacatttcatgtaCAGTCGTTATTTATAAGAAATCATTACGATAATTACACGTTCAACATTAACTGTTTCAGACATTCTTGTGTAAATAATTAATGCCCCATTTTAATGAATCGCGAATCTGTATTTCGTTACACCAGCCCCACATGTTATCACAGCATTTTCTTCAGTAATACAACCGTAAAGGGTATTTCAAGTTCAATAGTCGTCGAGCGAGAATCGTTCCATTTTAAGAGCATATTTCACTGCTTCGCATACATCAGTACATATTTGAGACGGCATTCGTAACGCAggtacattttcaaaatcacgaTGACCTTGATGGTTTTTATGCCGTTGAgtgattttcatttctttatccTTTCCCGGCTTGTAGACACCAGTTTCGACCAGAATTCCGTGGATTTTTCGCACTGATTGCCCGGTGAACACTGCTTCCGGTGGAACGGCGCGCGATTTCGAAACTGCAATTTCGTTTCGGAGTTTTTTCACATCGAGGATTCCATCTTTCTGTATCATTTCGACGCTACTGCGACGCTGTCGAGTGATGTATTTATCatacagattcgaacctacgATATCAACTTCTGGGTTGTCCCTGGAAATTCAAATACGAAAATAAAACTGTGATTGTGACCAATGTTCGGCACATGGACTGAGTTAATTACGTATGATATAAGATATGATACATTGTGCAGAATCGAAATATTACTAACCCAAAGAAGTATAACCGAGTGATGGGCTGCGTGTATCCCATTTGTCTGGCTTGTTTTGATACACAGTCCTCGGCATATCTGTAAGTAATTTCACTTGGTTTTCCAATCAGCGCCGTGTAATTCAATTCTTGGCCAGTTATTTTCTGTAGGAGAGAAATTCGCCGAGTAGTTGTTACGCAGATTGATTACATATAGGAATTTGTCTAACGGTCGTTGTTATCTTACCCTGTACAACGCTTCTAAACAAACGAGGAACGCACCATGACCAAACCTGCAGTAGACATTTTaactattgaaaataatatatgtTTACGTTACACAGTATCTTCTTGATTCTAATTTCATATACGACTCACCTTGGCATACAAGCTTCAGCCATGAACACAAGATCCATGTTACAAGCCAGGATTGGTATATGATATTTGGGGAATGAATCTGGAGCTTTCGTCGGGTTGCCATCTGTAACTAACAGATCCACTAATAACTGTAGTTTCGATTCCCATCGATCTGGTTCTCCGAACATAATTATAGCTTCAATCTTCGGCAACGGTTTATCACCTGTGTAATGTTTAGCCTGAAATAAGAgccaagaaaatatatttcaaatggatttGACGCCTCCATCTATTTGACTAGTTGGAAAAACAATCGATTTTTTATGTCAAATGGGTACACGTGATTATAATGATATGACTTCACGAGATCATCATGTGAATCGATGAATTTTTTGTCCAACCAACGAAGTTACATAACATGACTTTTAAAAAATTACAAGTACGTTAACTTAAAAACGTTGTTTTCCAAAACAAGCCCTAATTTCCCATGTCATACTCTATTATGCGCGTTATCATTGACGCGCATAATCATCAAAGTTATCATTGTATCTATTCAGTTAATGTCAAATTTTTTCCAGGTCAAAGTTTTATTTCCTCGCACTGTTAATAGGACAAACCCTGGATAATGACGTACGAACATAAATCCAGGTCAGGGACgggaaaacattttgaaaagattCGGAATTTAATTCGGCGATAAAATTACGAGGGTCAGCGAGAGACTCTGTGataattcaattgtcctaTAGAACGTAATAGCTGTACAGATGGAATTTGAGTGGTGACTTCTAACCTAATCCAGTACTCTAGTTAAAACCAGTAATTTCGAACTAACCCACATAAGACAATGCTCCCAAGCGAGGGGCTGATCAAACTGGATTATGACATTTTACGAATGACGTCAAActgatattttttatcataataGATATACTCACCACGTATCGCCTGTTGGCGTGGTCGACCATATCTAATAGCGGGTAGCTTTCTTTCACATCCTCAATCGAACACGTACGCGTAAAGCCAAGACTTATATATTTGTCAAGGAACCAATTCTATTGTTGTATTCTGTatattttcttagtttttacgttttctttaaaaGGATACTCTGCACATATTTCTTTCAGTGGTCCCTGTCCAAGACACAGAACGTATTTATTCTTGTAGGATTCAAACACCTTTAATGGGGTTTGTGCGTGAATCACTTGATCAGTCgatatctgaaaaataatcaCAATTCTGTGAAGTATAGACTTTGATACATTTTTCCTCTATCATTCCCATTCCTCTATTATTGCGGGATAATACACATAAGAAGAGTAACTTTATCTTACCTCAATACCTAACCAATTCTCCAGTTGTTTGGCTTTGGTACAATCTCGGTTGCAACCGTTCGTTACGAAGGCCATCGGAACTTTGATTTCGCCATCTTTACGAATTAGATCGATCATATCTTTAGCAGGCTGTAGAGCTGTAGAACCCCTCGCTATTACGCCGTCGATATCGAACAACAGTCCAAACGAAGGTCCAGTCAGATCCTACGAGGGAACATTCATAGCACGTGAATTTACTTCAAAATGTTAACGAATCCTAATCAATCTATCCAaggaaatgatttcaataCAATTTTCAGTTTATCTGACATCACAATCGAAGGGATGTACGAATATACTCACAGCTTCGGCTTTTGAGGTTTTTGTAGTAGGCGGCGACCCTCGAAATACATCATCAAATACATTGTCATCACCTTCACTACTAGATTCACGCTCGTGTTCAACACCCATTGTTGA carries:
- the LOC141902036 gene encoding haloacid dehalogenase-like hydrolase domain-containing 5 isoform X2, producing MLQRSIIKENIELVAKFWYCALLLMNVNLIGTGKNENSTMGVEHERESSSEGDDNVFDDVFRGSPPTTKTSKAEADLTGPSFGLLFDIDGVIARGSTALQPAKDMIDLIRKDGEIKVPMAFVTNGCNRDCTKAKQLENWLGIEISTDQVIHAQTPLKVFESYKNKYVLCLGQGPLKEICADLGFTRTCSIEDVKESYPLLDMVDHANRRYVAKHYTGDKPLPKIEAIIMFGEPDRWESKLQLLVDLLVTDGNPTKAPDSFPKYHIPILACNMDLVFMAEACMPRFGHGAFLVCLEALYRKITGQELNYTALIGKPSEITYRYAEDCVSKQARQMGYTQPITRLYFFGDNPEVDIVGSNLYDKYITRQRRSSVEMIQKDGILDVKKLRNEIAVSKSRAVPPEAVFTGQSVRKIHGILVETGVYKPGKDKEMKITQRHKNHQGHRDFENVPALRMPSQICTDVCEAVKYALKMERFSLDDY
- the LOC141902036 gene encoding haloacid dehalogenase-like hydrolase domain-containing 5 isoform X1; amino-acid sequence: MKFRATLKSNTVINVSFFDMSLLELETGSERDCVIMPAGTGKNENSTMGVEHERESSSEGDDNVFDDVFRGSPPTTKTSKAEADLTGPSFGLLFDIDGVIARGSTALQPAKDMIDLIRKDGEIKVPMAFVTNGCNRDCTKAKQLENWLGIEISTDQVIHAQTPLKVFESYKNKYVLCLGQGPLKEICADLGFTRTCSIEDVKESYPLLDMVDHANRRYVAKHYTGDKPLPKIEAIIMFGEPDRWESKLQLLVDLLVTDGNPTKAPDSFPKYHIPILACNMDLVFMAEACMPRFGHGAFLVCLEALYRKITGQELNYTALIGKPSEITYRYAEDCVSKQARQMGYTQPITRLYFFGDNPEVDIVGSNLYDKYITRQRRSSVEMIQKDGILDVKKLRNEIAVSKSRAVPPEAVFTGQSVRKIHGILVETGVYKPGKDKEMKITQRHKNHQGHRDFENVPALRMPSQICTDVCEAVKYALKMERFSLDDY
- the LOC141902036 gene encoding haloacid dehalogenase-like hydrolase domain-containing 5 isoform X3; the encoded protein is MGVEHERESSSEGDDNVFDDVFRGSPPTTKTSKAEADLTGPSFGLLFDIDGVIARGSTALQPAKDMIDLIRKDGEIKVPMAFVTNGCNRDCTKAKQLENWLGIEISTDQVIHAQTPLKVFESYKNKYVLCLGQGPLKEICADLGFTRTCSIEDVKESYPLLDMVDHANRRYVAKHYTGDKPLPKIEAIIMFGEPDRWESKLQLLVDLLVTDGNPTKAPDSFPKYHIPILACNMDLVFMAEACMPRFGHGAFLVCLEALYRKITGQELNYTALIGKPSEITYRYAEDCVSKQARQMGYTQPITRLYFFGDNPEVDIVGSNLYDKYITRQRRSSVEMIQKDGILDVKKLRNEIAVSKSRAVPPEAVFTGQSVRKIHGILVETGVYKPGKDKEMKITQRHKNHQGHRDFENVPALRMPSQICTDVCEAVKYALKMERFSLDDY